One Sporichthyaceae bacterium genomic window, GGGTGACGGAGACCGGCATGAAGCAAACTCCTTATTGAGGTGCTTTCTGAGGCATCATCAGCCGTGGGCGTGCAGCGGCTTGCCGGCGAGCGCCAGGTGCGCCTCGCCGATCGCCTCGCCCTGGGTCGGGTGCATGTGGATCAGGGACGCCACCTCACTGGGCAACGCCTCCCAGTTGTAGATCAGCTGCGCCTCGGCGACCAGCTCGCCCGCTCGGGAGCCGACGATGTGCACGCCGACCACCGGGCCGTCCTTGCGCCGTACCAGCTTCACCGCGCCCTGGGTCTTCAGGATCTGGCTCTTGCCGTTGCCGGCCAGGTCGTAGACCAGCGTCTCCACCGCGTCCGCGCCGTAGCGGTCCTTCGCGGCCGCCTCGGTGAGGCCCACCGAGGCCACCTCGGGCTCGGAGTAGGTCACCCGGGGCACCCCGTCGTAGTCGATCGGCACCACCGGCAAGCCGGCCACCCGCTCGGCGACCAAAATGCCCTCACCGAACCCGACGTGGGCCAACTGCGGGGTGGGGATCAGGTCACCGACCGCGGAGATCGTCGGGATGTTGGTCTGGCAGACCGCGTCGACCTTCACGTACCCGCGGTCGGACTCCACGCCGACCTCGGCATAGCCCAGACCCTCGGACACCGGCCCGCGGCCGATCGCCACCAGCAGCAACTCGGCCTCGAAGGACTTGCCGTTGTCCGTGCTCACCCGCACGCCGTTCGAGGTTTGCTCCACCCCGGTGAACCGGGCGCCCACCTCGAAGGCGATGCCGCGCTTGCGGAAGGCCCGTTCCAGCAGCTTGGAGTTGTTCTCGTCCTCCACCGGCACCAGGTGCGGCAGGGCCTCGATGATGGTCACCTCGGCGCCGAAGGAGCGCCACACGCTGGCGAACTCGACGCCGATCACACCGCCGCCCAGGACGATCACCGAGCCGGGCACCTCCTGCAGTTGCAGCGCATGGTCGGAGTTGATGATCCGGTTGCCGTCGATGGTCAACCCCGGCAGCGAGCGCGGCACCGAGCCGGTGGCCAGCACGATGTGCTTGCCGGTGTACCGCACGCCGCCCGCGTCCACGGTGGTCGGTGAGGTCAGCCGGCCCTCGGCCTCGATGTAGGTGATCTTGCGGCTCTTCACCAAACCCTGCAGACCCTTGTAGAGCTTGGTCACCACCCCGTCGCGGTAGGCGTTCACGGCCGGCATGTCGATGCCCTCGAAGGTGGCCCGCACCCCGAACTGCGCGCTTTCCCTGGCCGAGTCGGCCACCTCGGCGGCGTGCAGCAGGGCCTTGGTCGGGATGCAGCCAATGTGCAAGCAGGTCCCGCCGAGCTTGTTCTTCTCGATCAGCGCCACCGACATGCCGAGTTCGGCGGCGCGCAGGGCGCAGGCATAGCCGCCGCTGCCGCTGCCGAGGATGACAAGGTCGAACGAGGTGTCGGCGTCGCCGGCCACGGGATCTCTCCTGATCAGCTGGGTGTTGCGGGGCGTCGTGGTCCGACTGCCCAGACCGGACCATCCTTCCACTCCGCATCCGGTCCCAGCCGACCGGCCACGGGCGGGGTGGGGAACGTCTCACCACCTGCCCGGTCACACCGGACTTAACGCCGGCGGCCCGTCCGCAATGCCCGGCCCGGTCGGGGCCGGCGGGCATACTGGCTGATCATGCGGTGGTTACGTCGCAAGCAGCGACCGGGCACAACACGGCGCGCGGACCTGGTCGATCGCGACCACCTGGAGGCGTGGGCGGCCGCGCGGCGCGGCGTAGAGGCCTACCTGGAGCCACGCACCACGGTCACCGAGACCACGATGATGCTCATCGACGGCACCGGTGAGTGGACCCGACGCCGCGTGCCCAGCGCCGAGGTCGCCCGCGGCTTCGCCCAGCGTTTGGGCATCCCCTGCTACGAGGTCGCCGCCACCGGCTACCCGCAGCGCAAGCGGGATTACGACGCCCGCCGCGCCGCCGAGCAGAAGCGCTCCTAGCGCGAGGCCCAGTCCTCGGCCAGCGTGACCAGCGTGCGCACTGCGGCTCCGGTCCCGCCCTTGGGTGTGTAGCCGTACGGCTCGGACTCGTTGAATGCCGGGCCGGCGATGTCCAGGTGCGCCCAGTGCACGCCCTCGGCGACGAACTCCCGCAGGAAGATCCCGGCGGACAGCGCGCCGCCGAACCGCTCGCCGACGTTGGCGATGTCGGCCACCGCGGACTTCAGGCCCGAACGCAGTTCCTCCGGCAGCGGCATCGGCCACATCGATTCCCCGGACCGCTCCGCTGCGTCCTGCACGTGCGAGCGCAGGTTGTCGTTGTTGGCCATGATCGCCGTGGTGCGGTGACCCAGCGCGACCATGGCCGCGCCGGTCAATGTCGCCGCGTCGATCACCACGTCCGGGGAGTCCTCGCACGCCCTGGCCAACGCGTCGGCCAGGATGAGTCGGCCCTCCGCGTCGGTATTGAGCACCTCGACGGTCTTGCCGGAGTACATGGTCAGCACGTCCGAGGGCCGCTGCGCGGTGCCCGAGGGCATGTTCTCCGCCATCGGCGCCCAGCAGGTCACGTTGATCGGCAGCTTGAGTCGGGCGATGGCCCGGGTCGCGGTGATCACCGCGGCCGCCCCACCCATGTCGCACTTCATGGTGATCATCGCGTCGGGCGGCTTCAGGGAAAGACCGCCGGAGTCGAAGGTGATGCCCTTGCCGACCAGTGCCAGGTGCCGCTTGGCCCGCGCGTGCCGCCAGGTCAGTTTCACCAACCGGGGAGGGCTGACCGAGCCCTGACCCACCGCGAGGATGCCGCCGTAGCCGCCCTTGCGCAGTGCCTTCTCATCGAAGACCTCGATCTCCAGCCCGCGCACCGCGGCCGCTTCGCCGGCCGCCGCGGCCAGGTCCGCCGGGCGCAGGTCGGAGGGGGGAGTGTTGACCAGATCGCGGGCCCGGCACACCGCTTCGGCCACCACCTCGGCGCGGTTGACCGCGGCTTTGGCAGCCGCGTCCTCGGCCAGGGTGGAGCACACGGTGATGGCCCCCACCGGAGCGGGCGGGGTGCCGTTGCTGCGGTAGCGCAGATAGGCGTACGCGCCGAGCAGTGCGCCCTCGGCCACCGCGCCGACCGCGGTGGCGTCCGCCGCGGGCAGGGCCAGGCCCACTGAACGCGAGCCGGCCACGGCCCGGGTGGCAGCACCGGCGGCACGGCGCAGTGCCTCGGAATCCCACGACCCGCGGGCGCCGGGTGCCGTGCCCAGGCCGACCGCCACGATCACCGCGGCCCGAACGCCGGACCCGCCGGGGAGCTTGACCACGCATTCGGCCTTGCCGTCGTGGCCCAGCGCGGTCAGCGTCGCGGCGAGCTTGCTGCCGGTCGCTGCCTCGATCGCCTTGGCATTCTCGGTGAGCACCAGTCCGCGCGGGCCGGACGCGACGCCGACGACGACGGCGTCGGCCCGCAGTTCGGCAACGGAGGTGGTGCGCAGCGAGATCGTGGTCACGACAGTCCTATCGGTTTCGGTGCCGGTGATGCGCCCGAGCCTAGTCCGCGCGGTGGCCAATACAGTCCCTGTCGTGAGTGAGCTGCGCCGTTCCCCGTTGCACGACCGTCACCGCGCCCTGGGCGCCAAGCTCGCCGATTTCGGTGGCTGGGAAATGCCCATCGATTACGCCGGCGCCCCGTCCAAGCTCGGGGTGGTGGCCGAACACACTGCCGTGCGAACTGACGTCGGGGTCTTCGACGTCAGCCACCTGGGCAAGGTGCGCGTCGCCGGCCGCGGCGCCGCGGCGTTCGTGGATTCCTGCCTGTCCAATGCGTTGGATCGGATCAAGCCCGGTCAGGCGCAGTACAGCTTGTGCTGTACCGAGGAGGGCGGCATCGTCGACGACCTGATCGTGTACCTGCGCGACGCCGACGAGGTGCTGCTGGTGCCCAACGCGGCGAACAGCGCGGAGGTGGCCCGACGGTTGGCCGCGGCGGCGCCGGACGGCATCGCGGTGCAGGATCACCACACCGATTTCGCCGTGCTGGCAGTGCAGGGCCCGCGCAGTGACGCGGTGTTGACCGGCCTCGGACTGCCCACCGAGCACGACTACATGAGTTTCACCGATGCCCTCTGGCAAACCGCAACGATCAGTGTGTGCCGCAGTGGCTACACCGGCGAACTCGGCTACGAGCTGATCTGTCCCCGGGCCGACGCGAGCGCGCTGTGGGAGGCGTTGCTCGCCGCCGGCGTGGTGCCCTGCGGGCTCGGTGCACGGGACACGCTGCGCACCGAGATGGGTTATCCGCTGCACGGCCAGGACATCTCACGCTCCGTCAGTCCATTGGCGGCGAACCTGAGCTGGGCAATCGGCTGGGACAAGCCGGCGTTCTGGGGTCGCGAGGCGTTGCTCGCGGAGAAATCCGCAGGGCGCACCAGACGGCTGGTCGGGCTGCTGGGCACCGAACGCGGCATCCCGCGAGCACACATGACGGTGAGTCTGCAGGAGCGTGGCGCCGCGATCGGGGAGGTCACCTCGGGCACCTTCTCGCCGACCCGCAAGCTCGGCATCGGGCTGGCGCTGGTACCGGTCGATGTGGCAGCCGACGCCGAGTTGTGGGTGGACATTCGGGGCCGGGCGGCACCGTTCCGCGTCACCCGCCCGCCGTTCGTGCCGTCCCGGGTGCGCTGAGCCTGATTTGCCTGACGCCACGTCAGGTCGTACTGAGCACCACCAGCGTGACCGTGGTCGCGGTCTCCACCAGGGCCCCGAGCACGTCCCCGGTGATGCCGCCGAAGCGACTGCGACAGCGGCGCAACAACACCTCGGCCGCGGCCGCGGCCAGCAACACGGCGAGCAGGCTGCGACCGAGGCCGAAATCCGCGGCCCAGCCGACGCCAACAATCACGATCGCGACGGCCGAGGACACACCGATCGCCGCCGGCCACGGCACGGTGTTCGCGACCATGGCGCCCAGACCGTCCGCGCGCGCGGCGGGGACGCCGCGTCGACAGGCCGGGGGCAAGGTGGCCCGCCCCGCCGCGCAGACCAATACCGCGGCCAGGATCACCCGGTGGTCGTCCCAGCGGGCCGCGATCGTGCCCAGCGCGGCGGCCTGCGCGAGCAGCACCAGCACCAGGGTGATCACGCCGAACGGGCCGATGTCGGAGTTCCGCATGACAGCCAGCGCACGCTGCGGATCGCGGCCGCTGCCGAATCCGTCGGCGGTGTCCGCCAACCCATCCAGGTGCAACCCGCGGGTGAGCAGGGCCAGCACGCCGATCGCGATCGCCGCGGCGAGCAACGGCGAGGTGTCCGCGTGCACCAGGAGCACCACGACCACGCCGACCAGTGCGCCCAGTCCGGCGCCGATGGCCGGTGCCCACAGCATCGCCGCGGCCGCGGTGCGCCGATCCGCGCGCACCGTGCCCACCGGCAGCACGGTCAGCGTGGACAGCCCCAGCGCGAGGCCGTCCGCGGCCACTCCCTGCGGGCGGTCCGTCGCCGCTGAACTCACGGCGGGTCCAGTGGCAGCAGTCGGCCTGCGACCACCAGGGCAACCTCGTCCGATGCGGCCGCCATCGCGATGTTCAACCGGCCGAGTTCGTCGCGGAACCGCCGACCGGATGTCTCGGCGGGTACCACGCCCATGCCGACCTCGTTGCTCACCGCGATCACGTACCCGGGTGCGGCCCGCCAGGCCGCGACCAACTCCAACACCCGGGTGTCCAACGCCGCGCGCGCCCAGCCGGTGCGCCAGGCGGCTTCGTCGACTTCCCAGACGCCGATTTCGTCCATCGCCCGGGTCAACCACAACCCGAGGCAATCGATCAGCACCACCCCGGTGTCGTTGGCCAGGTGCAAAATCGGGTCCGCGGTCTCCACCGTGCGCCAGTGCGCGGGGCGCCGGGCGCGGTGCGCGGTCAGCCTGTTCGTCCACTCGGGGTCATCAGCGCGGGACGGCGCGGTAGCCACGTACACCACCGGCTCGCCCTTGGCGATTTTGGCCGCGCGGGCCTCCGCGGCCTCGGACTTGCCACACCGGGCACCGCCCAGCAGGAGCACGCGTCGAGACTTCACGAGCCACTAGCCTGCACCGAAGGGTGAAGCGAGCGGACCAGGGGTGTACAGATGGCGTGGAGCTGGCGTTACGAACGGTCCGACGGCACCGAGGTGCTCCCGGTCGCGGGCACCGTCCCGCAGTTCCCGACCCAGGCCGACGCGGAGAGCTGGGTGGGGGAGGTATGGCGGGAATTGCTCGACCAGGGCGTGGACGGGGTGACGCTGTTGGAGAACGGCACCAAGATCTACGGCCCGATGTCGCTGCACCCTGCTGAATAGGCCGGCCGCTGACTAGGCCCCGCCGCGGGACTCAGGGTTTCTGGCCCCGTTTCACCTGCGGCTTCGGGGTGCGCATCCGCCGGACCAGCATCGCCCGCATGATCGCGTAGCGGAGATCGCCGGCGCGCGAATCCTCCGGGAAACGCCGGCTCAGCAGCCGGCGCAGCGCGATCGACCAGATGATCGTGTCGACGATGATCAGCGCCACCACCAGCATCCAAATGGCCACCGATGCGGCCTGGGCGCTCTTCGAGGCGCCGAACAGGCCCAGCAGGAGGATCACGACCGCGCAGGGCAGGAACGCCTCCGCCACGGTGAACTTGGCGTCGATCCAGTCCCGGATGAACCGACGGCGCGGACCGCTGTCGCGCGGCTGTAGATAGCGATCGTCGCCGCGCATCATGCCCTCGTGCTGCTTGCGGCGGGCCTCCGTGCGCTTCTCGCGGTCGAACTTCGCGCGCGCCTTGGGGTCCCGCGGGCCCTTCACCCGCGCACGCCGCTCCTGCTCCGCGTCCCGGCGTTTGGGCGTGGCGCGACCCTTGCCGACGGTTGCCTCGACCGGCTCGCTGACCTCTGCGGACTTGCCACGGCGGGAGAACACCTGCTCAGCGTAGGGTGACCCGTCATGAGCTTGTTCAAGCGGATGGCGCTCATCTTCAAGTCCAAGGCGAGCAAGGCGTTGGACCGGGCCGAGGACCCGCGCGAAGTCCTCGACTACAGCTATGCCAAGCAGCAGGAGATGCTGACGAAGGTACGGCGGGCGGTGGCCGAGGTGGCCACCTCGCGCAAGCGCCTGGAGTTGCAGCAGACCCAAATGGGCGGGCAGGGCGAAAAGCTCACCGAGCAGGCCCGCCAGGCGTTGTCCATGGGCCGGGAGGATCTGGCCCGAGAGGCATTGACCCGCCGCGCCGCGCTGGAGCAACAGGCCACCGACCTGGGCACGCAGCACGCCGAGTTGGCCGAGCAGGAGGAGAAGCTCGCGCTGGCCGCGCAGCGGCTGCAGGCCAAGGTGGACGCGCTGCGGACGAAGAAGGAGACCATCAAGGCCTCCTACACCGCCGCGCAGGCGCAGACCAGGGTCAACGAGGCGTTCGCGGGCCTGTCCGACGAGATGGGCGACATCGGCCTGGCCGTGCAACGGGCCGAGGACAAGACCGCGCAGCTGCAGGCCCGGGCGGGGGCGATCGACGAACTGATCGCGTCCGGGGCGTTGGATGACGCGTCGGGCACCTCGAAGGACTCGCTGACCGCCGAGTTGGAGCGACTGTCCGCGGACAGCGACGTGGACTCGGAACTGACCAAGCTCAAGTCCGAACTCGGGGCCGCGCCGGCGCCGAAGGAGTTGGAGGACGGTTCGTGAACCGCCGGATCGCCGGCTGATGGCCGCCGAGGAATTCGACGACACCGCCCTCGACGATCCGGATGCGCTGGCCCGCGCGGACGCGGCGTTGCGCCATCTGGCCGAGGCCGGGTCCCGGGTACGCCATGAGGTGAACGCCTCGCGGGAGGCGATGGCTGTGCTGGTCGGGGCGCCGCGCCCGCGTGCTGTGGTGGCCGCCGGGGCCGATGCCCGCTTGCTGCGCGCCGTGCTGGAGCCCTGGTGCCCGGTGCCGTTCGTGGCCTGGCCCGGGCCGAGCCTGCCCGGCTGGGCCGGGGCGTTGGACCTGGTGGTGGTCATCGCGCCGGGGGCGCACAGCCCGGAGGCCGCCTCCGCCGCCGCCGAGGCAGTGCGCCGCGGCTGCGGACTGCTGGTCGCCGCACCGGCGTCCTCGCCGCTCGCCGAGGCCTCCGCCTCCCGCTCCACGGTGCTGCTGCCGACCCAGACCCCCGACGTGCTGGCCGTCGCCGTGGTGGCGCTGCAGTCGCTGCACACGTTGGGGTTGGGCCCGGAGGTGGACGCCGAGGAGGTCGCCGCCGCGCTGGTGAACACCGCGCTGCAGTGTGGCCCGCGCAGTGATCTGAGCGGCAATCCGGCCAAGGACATTGCGATGCTGCTGGCCGAGGCCACTCCGCTGGTCTGGGGTGGATCGGTGCTGGCCGCGCGCGCCGGACGCCGCTTCGCTGAGGCGTTGCGCAAGGCCAGCGGTCGCGCCGCGCTGGCCGCGGACGCCCAACATCTGCTTCCGCTGCTGACCGCGGCCCCGCAGAGGGACATCTTCGCCGATCCGTTCGACTCCGGCCGCGTCGAGCGCCGCCCGGTCCTGCTGGTGCTCGACGACGGCGCCGAGGACCCGGCCATCCGCATCCGGCGCAGTCGACTGCTCGCCCAGGCCGAGTCCAACGGCGTGCGGTACCGGGTGCTCGACCACCACGAGGGTGGGCCGGTCAGCCGCTATGCGGCGCTGCACGCGATGGGTCAGTACGTCGCGTTGTACCTGGGGCTCGGGCTGGGTCGCCTGGCCGAGCCCAGCAAGGCCTGACGGTCAGTCACAGTCGTAGGCGTCCGGGGATTTCGGGTCGAGGCAGTTGTCGTAGCGGTAGTCAGCCCTGTGCTTGTGCTGGTGGCCGTGCTTCTTCCGGTAGTCGTTGCGCTGCCAGGCCGGCTGGTCGTCCCGGCCGTTGTCGTAGTGGATGCCCCAGTCGCTGACGTCGTCCGGGGTTGGCTTGTCCTTGTCCGTGCCGAAGATGTCGGTGGACTCCACCGGCGGCGTATCGGTGGTCGCGGTGTCGGGCTCCGCCGCCGCGTTCCCCAAGCGCTGAATCGCGTCCGCGCGGCGCTGGGCGGGATCGGCGGGTAGGCCCAGCGCCGCGGCCATGGCGTCGGCCCAGATCGGCCCCGGCAGCTCTCCGCCGGTGGCCTCGTCCAACTGGTCGTCGCCGACCAGGATGTTGCGCAGCGGCGCAGTGGAGTCGGGGTGGCCGGCCCATACCGCGGCGGCCAACTTCTCGGTGTAGCCGACGAACCACACCGCGGTGGCGTTGTCGGTGGTGCCGGTCTTGCCGGCCGCGGGCACCGCGCCCAACGTCATGCCGGCGCCGGTGCGGCCGGGGTCCGGCCCATCGATGACGCCGCGCAGCAACTGGGTGGCCGTGGTGGCGGTGTCGGACGGCATCACCTGTTCGCAGGATTTTCCGGGCACCAGCAGTGGGGTGCCGTCGGGGCCATCGATCGCGGTGATGGCGTGCGAGGCACAGTGCAGACCGCCGGCGGCCAATGTCGCGTAGGCCTCGGCCATGCGCAACGGGGAGACCTCATCGACGCCGAGAGTGAAGGACGGCACCCGACTCAACGGGGCGCCATCGGCCCGCCGCAGCCCCATCCGCTCGGCCAAGCCGGCCGGCTCACACAACCCGGTGCCCTGCTCCAACTGCACGAAGTAGGTGTTCACCGAGTGGGCGATGGCCCGGCGCATGTCGATCGGGCCGTAGGACACCCCATTCTCGTTGCCCACCTGATAGGTCGGGAACGCCTTGTTTCCATCGCACCCGTGCAGGCCGTCCACGCTGACGTGCCCCGGCGCGTCGATGACGGTGTTCGGGCCGATCCCGTCGTTGAGTGCGGAGGCGAGCACGAAGGTCTTGAACACCGAACCCGCCTGGAACCCATGACTGCCGCCCTGGTCCGCGTCCAGCGCCCAGTTCACCATCGTGCGGCCGGGTCCGCTGCCGTAGTCGCGGGACAACGCGATGGCCTTGACCGCGCCGGTGCCGGGTTCGGTCATCACGATCGCCGCGCCGTAATCCTGATCGGGGTGCACCCGGGCCCGCACCGCGGCGTTGGCCGCTGCCTGCACTGTCGGGTCGAGAGTGGTGTGCACGGTCAACCCGCCGGTGAGCAAGCGCCGCACGCGTTCCTCCGGGGTCGGTCCCAGGGCGGCCATCGACCGCACCTCGGCGAGCACGTAGTCGCAGAAAAATGGCTCGCTCGCCGCTTCGCAGCCGACCGACACGGCGGTCGGCGCCAGGTCCAGTGGGTCGACGGCGTACCGGTCGGCGTCGGTCGCGCTCAGCCGGTGGGTGGCCACCATTCGGTTCAGCACCACGTTGCGTCGGGCCAGACCGGCGTCCGGGTGGGAGAGCGGGTCATAGCCGCTGGGGGAGCGGATCAAGCCGGCCAGCAGTGCTGCCTGAGGCACCGTCAGATCCGCAGCGCTGATCCCGAAATACCGGCGCGCGGCGCTCTCGATGCCCCACGCCCCGTTGCCGAAGTACACGATGTTCAGATAACGATCCAAGATCTCGTCCTTGGACAACGCCCGCTCCACGGACAGCGCCTGACCCAGTTCGTGCAGCTTGCGGGACAACGTCTTGCGATCGGCCGTGGTGACCGCACCACTGTCGTCCGCCTGCTGCAGCAATGCCTGTTTGACGTATTGCTGGGTCAACGTGGAGGCGCCCTGACGGAAATCACCGGCCCTCAGATCGGTGACGGCTGCCCGCACCACCGCTTTCGGGTCGAACGCGCCGTGGGAATAGAAGCGCGCATCCTCGATGGCCAGCACGGCGTCCCGGGCGGCCGGGGAGATGCGGTCCAGCGGTACCGGGAGGCGGTTCTTGGCGAAGAACGTGGCCAAGACGGAGCCGTCCGCGGCCAACACGGTGGAGCGGGCGGCGGGCGCCGAATCGAGAATCCCGACACCACCGGTGGTGTCCTGAATCAGTGAGGCGCCGCGCGCGGTCAACGAGTGCAGCCCGAGCGTCAGCGGCAGCATCAGGGCCGCGGTCAACGCCAGCACCAGGGGGCGGAACGGGGCTAATTCGCGAGGCCTGGTCACGGTCGGAGCGCAGCGCTGCGGTGCCGCTGCGCCGCGTCCGCGCCCAGCAGGGCACCGAGCAGTCCGGCCGCCAGCACCGAGAGGGTGAGCGTGAGCAGCGCGGGGTCATCGGTGACCGCGTCCAGCACCGTGCGGGCGAGGGTGTTGCCCGCCGCCGCGAGCAGGACGCCGAGTGCCGGCACCGTCATGGCGCACGCCCACACGGCCACGCCCTGCAGTCGCCCGCCCGTGGTGGCCAGCCGCGCGGCCACGTAACCACCGGTCGCGAACGACACCACCACGATGGCCGTGAGCAGCAGCGCCATCAGCAGGTTGGTGCTCAGCGAGGCGTCAGTGAGCCCCGAGGTCAGCGCATTGGCGTCGCGCTGCACCGACAGCAGCAGGCTTCCCAGCAGGACGACCCCGCTCAGCATCAGCAGGCCGACGGTGGCCAACGCGCCCAACAATCCGGCCCCCGCGTCGAGCGATCGTAGATAACCGCGCGCCCGGGGCGCGGACAACCGCAGGGCCGGGGGGACGCTGGGCCGAACCACCTGGGTGCGCACGGACACGGCCGAGACCTACCGCCGGCGCACCCCGCTCAAACCCGCCCGGACCTGCGAGAACTCAAATTCCCGGCAATGCCAGCATCTGGTCCAGCGCCACCCGTGCCCAGTGTGCGACGTCCGCGTCCACGGTGATCACATTGCGGACCGTGCCCGCGGCCAACGACTCCAGCGACCAGACCAGGTGCGGCAGGTCGATGCGGTTCATCGTCGAGCAGTAGCAGACCGTCTTGTCCAGGAACGCGACCTGCTTGTCCGGGTGTGCCGCGGCCAACCGACGAACCAGGTTCAGCTCGGTGCCCAGCGCCCAGGCCGAGCCGGGCGCGGCCGCGTCGAGCATTTTGATGATGCGCTCGGTGGACCCGACGTGGTCGGCCGCACTGACCACCTCGTGTTGACACTCCGGGTGCACCAGCACGTTCACGCCCGGGATGCGCGCGCGCACGTCGGTCACGTTCGCCACGGTGAACCGGCCGTGCACCGAGCAGTGCCCGCGCCACAGGATCATCCGTGCGTCCTGCAGTTGGCGATGCGTCAGACCGCCGCCCGGCCGGTGTGGGTCGTAGACCACGCAGTCGTCCGGGGACATGCCCAGGTCACGCACGGCGGTGTTGCGGCCCAGGTGTTGGTCGGGCAGGAACAACACCTTCTCGCCCTGCGTGAACGCCCAGTCCAGCGCCCGGTGGGCGTTCGACGAGGTGCAGATGGTTCCGCCGTACCGACCGGTGAACGCCTTGATGGCGGCCGAGGAGTTCATGTACGACACCGGCACGGTCACCTCGGCCACGCCCGCGTCGTGCAGGACATCCCAGGCGTCGTCGACCTGGTCCGCCCCGGCCATGTCCGCCATCGAGCAGCCCGCGGCCAGGTCCGGCAGCACCACCTGCTGTGCGTCCGAGGTCAGGATGTCGGCGGACTCGGCCATGAAGTGCACACCGCAGAACACAATGAATTCCGCCTGCGGGCGCGCCGCGGCCTCTCGGGCCAACTTGAACGAGTCCCCGGTGACGTCGGCGAACTCGATGACCTCGTCGCGCTGGTAGTGATGGCCGAGCACAAACACCCGGTCGCCCAACGCGGCCTTGGCCCGCCGGGCGCGCTCAACCAGT contains:
- the nadA gene encoding quinolinate synthase NadA is translated as MPLTLLLRSDADPFSERGVECPGELPAASDPELVERARRAKAALGDRVFVLGHHYQRDEVIEFADVTGDSFKLAREAAARPQAEFIVFCGVHFMAESADILTSDAQQVVLPDLAAGCSMADMAGADQVDDAWDVLHDAGVAEVTVPVSYMNSSAAIKAFTGRYGGTICTSSNAHRALDWAFTQGEKVLFLPDQHLGRNTAVRDLGMSPDDCVVYDPHRPGGGLTHRQLQDARMILWRGHCSVHGRFTVANVTDVRARIPGVNVLVHPECQHEVVSAADHVGSTERIIKMLDAAAPGSAWALGTELNLVRRLAAAHPDKQVAFLDKTVCYCSTMNRIDLPHLVWSLESLAAGTVRNVITVDADVAHWARVALDQMLALPGI
- a CDS encoding transglycosylase domain-containing protein, with amino-acid sequence MTRPRELAPFRPLVLALTAALMLPLTLGLHSLTARGASLIQDTTGGVGILDSAPAARSTVLAADGSVLATFFAKNRLPVPLDRISPAARDAVLAIEDARFYSHGAFDPKAVVRAAVTDLRAGDFRQGASTLTQQYVKQALLQQADDSGAVTTADRKTLSRKLHELGQALSVERALSKDEILDRYLNIVYFGNGAWGIESAARRYFGISAADLTVPQAALLAGLIRSPSGYDPLSHPDAGLARRNVVLNRMVATHRLSATDADRYAVDPLDLAPTAVSVGCEAASEPFFCDYVLAEVRSMAALGPTPEERVRRLLTGGLTVHTTLDPTVQAAANAAVRARVHPDQDYGAAIVMTEPGTGAVKAIALSRDYGSGPGRTMVNWALDADQGGSHGFQAGSVFKTFVLASALNDGIGPNTVIDAPGHVSVDGLHGCDGNKAFPTYQVGNENGVSYGPIDMRRAIAHSVNTYFVQLEQGTGLCEPAGLAERMGLRRADGAPLSRVPSFTLGVDEVSPLRMAEAYATLAAGGLHCASHAITAIDGPDGTPLLVPGKSCEQVMPSDTATTATQLLRGVIDGPDPGRTGAGMTLGAVPAAGKTGTTDNATAVWFVGYTEKLAAAVWAGHPDSTAPLRNILVGDDQLDEATGGELPGPIWADAMAAALGLPADPAQRRADAIQRLGNAAAEPDTATTDTPPVESTDIFGTDKDKPTPDDVSDWGIHYDNGRDDQPAWQRNDYRKKHGHQHKHRADYRYDNCLDPKSPDAYDCD